The segment CTCGGCAGGGTCGGAGCGCACCGAGGACAGCTTCCGTGCGTGGAGCATCACGGTGTCTTcggagaggtgctccagcatGTTGCACTGCGGGATGAAGTAGTTAGGGCACATCTTGTTGACCAAGCAGTGCTGGAGATCATCAATGAGACCCAGGAGGAAATGGGCTGCGTAATCCTCCTGGGCCAGGTAGCTGGCTGGCAGCCTGTCACAAGCCCACAGCATCATGCTCCGCAGGTGATATGGACTAATGGCTTTGGGGCGGGACAGCAGTTTGATGATGATGGCTTTGCAGGCCTGGTAGGCTTGCATGAGGCTGCTGGAGATGCACTTTTTCAGCTGCACTTCACTCCTGGCAAATGACAGCCTCCATTCATTGTCCTTCTTCCCCTTGTAGGAACATGCAGGCACTAAGTAAAACCCACTTATGACTTCCTCCTCCGTGATCTTCCCATCCCAGAAGTGGTTCTCCAtcagccagctctgtgccacagctggCCAGCCTTTGAAGGACACCACAGGGACAATGTCATACAGCATGCGGCTGCTGCCCACTCCCAAAATAATGGATATGATAGTCCCGTTCTTTTCTACCTTCTCCACCTTTGGCATCCCTCGTTGGGGCTTTTTCTGGATCTCAGAAAGCACAATGCTAATGGATTCATAGAACCAGTCTGCAACTTTTGTTGGGGAGAAGAAGTAATTGGTAGCTCCATTGATATGGTCCACGACTGTGCAGCAGTCCTTCCATTTGCTGATGGTTCCTTCGTCAAACAGGCGCAGGCTGAGCCAGGAGTGGCACAGGGCCGAGTGGCGCATGTCCAGCGTGACCGGCTGGTTGCGGTCGTGCAGCTTCAGCGCGGGCACCAGCAGGGTGAAGTCCATGTCATAGTCTGTGCCCCGGGCATAAACATTCAGCTCATCGAGGTCAATGTCCACCACACCTTCCCGCACGCCGCCTGACAGCAGCAGATACTCGTTGGCTACGGGCAGCTTCTGGTCAAGTTTCTGAACCATGCCtgaaaaagacagagagagaagtcctttcaaaaaaggcaaacagatCCAGGATCTAACCAGGATTAAAACCCATTCCAtgcccagcaggaaaaaaagcaaccagAGGTATCTATAACTTTTGGTGTGGCAAAAACATACATCAGGCTCAGCATTCGGACAACCTTTGGTCTCGCCTGACTCAGGGCAGGGCCTTCCCTGCATTCTAAACATCACATTTCAAGCAatggaaaaaagcagcagcctctggTGAAACACAGCAAAGCTACTTCCAGAACTAAATGCAACTTTTTAAGCACCTACTAAACCAGTTTTTCACCATATTGACATTCATTTCCAGAGTATCCAAATGTTTCACCAACACTCCATAGAGAAAAGAGAATATTAATTGACTAgctgttcttattttctttctggtgtAGAAAAAAGCTGGATCAGCATCAGGGAGTTGGTTTGTTCATGACTGAATGAATAGCTACAAATGTTAGTTCAAGCAGGTCTGATTTTACAATCTGCTTTACATCTACTGATGAACAAGGCAACatgaacaaaagaaatgcaTCCTTCTCTTATGGGCGAATGGAGCAGGTTAAATGATCAGGCAGTTAGAGAAGCCAGCTCTGAAATTGGCTCTTcaagctgaaatgaaataaaatatctgatCAGCTCCGCAGAACACAGACATGAAGACAGATTTTTACTTTCAGCACCAAAACCAGACACGACACTCACCCTGCAGTGCCTGTACCAGTTGTACAAAGCCAGCTTTTCACAgggaattctataaatacacCCCACGATACTGTGTCCATAGAACATGAACAGCAGACTGTGAAGAGACTCTACACAGAAGCTGAGATATTAGCACCTCATTCAGTGTTCAAATTAGGCTTAAAATTGAGCTCTGCACTTCAACTGCTCTGCAGTCTGCTC is part of the Vidua chalybeata isolate OUT-0048 chromosome 10, bVidCha1 merged haplotype, whole genome shotgun sequence genome and harbors:
- the MB21D2 gene encoding nucleotidyltransferase MB21D2 isoform X2, whose amino-acid sequence is MAAPLASKAGSAGTTSKPPFPELDFRSGARVEELNKLIQEFTKHDQREYDDQRALEIHTAKDFIFSMLGMVQKLDQKLPVANEYLLLSGGVREGVVDIDLDELNVYARGTDYDMDFTLLVPALKLHDRNQPVTLDMRHSALCHSWLSLRLFDEGTISKWKDCCTVVDHINGATNYFFSPTKVADWFYESISIVLSEIQKKPQRGMPKVEKVEKNGTIISIILGVGSSRMLYDIVPVVSFKGWPAVAQSWLMENHFWDGKITEEEVISGFYLVPACSYKGKKDNEWRLSFARSEVQLKKCISSSLMQAYQACKAIIIKLLSRPKAISPYHLRSMMLWACDRLPASYLAQEDYAAHFLLGLIDDLQHCLVNKMCPNYFIPQCNMLEHLSEDTVMLHARKLSSVRSDPAEHLRTAIEHVKAANRLTLELQRRGSTTSIPSPQSDGGDPNQPDDRLAKKLQQLVTENPGKSISVFINPDDVTRPHFRIDDKFF
- the MB21D2 gene encoding nucleotidyltransferase MB21D2 isoform X1 — translated: MKMAAPLASKAGSAGTTSKPPFPELDFRSGARVEELNKLIQEFTKHDQREYDDQRALEIHTAKDFIFSMLGMVQKLDQKLPVANEYLLLSGGVREGVVDIDLDELNVYARGTDYDMDFTLLVPALKLHDRNQPVTLDMRHSALCHSWLSLRLFDEGTISKWKDCCTVVDHINGATNYFFSPTKVADWFYESISIVLSEIQKKPQRGMPKVEKVEKNGTIISIILGVGSSRMLYDIVPVVSFKGWPAVAQSWLMENHFWDGKITEEEVISGFYLVPACSYKGKKDNEWRLSFARSEVQLKKCISSSLMQAYQACKAIIIKLLSRPKAISPYHLRSMMLWACDRLPASYLAQEDYAAHFLLGLIDDLQHCLVNKMCPNYFIPQCNMLEHLSEDTVMLHARKLSSVRSDPAEHLRTAIEHVKAANRLTLELQRRGSTTSIPSPQSDGGDPNQPDDRLAKKLQQLVTENPGKSISVFINPDDVTRPHFRIDDKFF